From Gloeocapsa sp. PCC 73106, one genomic window encodes:
- a CDS encoding thylakoid membrane photosystem I accumulation factor → MSFLAVWQRYYQLLVILLLVFCLSSLGNFPVLAGINDDTYEGNIYILYAGNGSLVPSRLTLAQTLARETPGVLVFCVDDSSDCKQYSIVVSRLQEYYGKAASIIPVAVDSLGMNSNYTTAEPGYYYQGVVPQTVVIDQKGQVVLNAQGQIPYEQVDDVLRKVFDLLPRSESVKLKRRSFNEYNTELTN, encoded by the coding sequence GTGAGCTTTTTAGCAGTTTGGCAACGTTACTATCAATTATTAGTTATTTTGCTGTTAGTTTTTTGTTTGAGCTCGCTGGGTAACTTCCCTGTACTGGCGGGTATCAACGACGATACGTACGAAGGCAATATATATATTCTTTACGCGGGTAACGGTTCTTTAGTACCCTCTCGGTTGACATTAGCTCAAACTTTAGCAAGAGAAACCCCTGGGGTGCTGGTGTTTTGCGTGGATGATAGCAGCGATTGTAAACAATACTCAATAGTAGTATCTCGATTGCAAGAATATTACGGTAAAGCAGCAAGCATTATTCCCGTAGCGGTAGATTCCCTGGGGATGAACTCTAATTACACTACTGCCGAACCGGGCTACTATTACCAAGGAGTAGTACCCCAAACCGTAGTAATTGATCAAAAAGGTCAAGTAGTTTTGAACGCTCAAGGACAGATTCCCTATGAACAGGTAGATGATGTGCTCAGAAAGGTATTTGACTTATTACCTCGCTCGGAATCAGTAAAGTTAAAACGCCGCTCCTTTAACGAATACAACACAGAACTTACTAATTAA